Proteins encoded together in one Deinococcus irradiatisoli window:
- the gcvP gene encoding aminomethyl-transferring glycine dehydrogenase produces MRPLTDLLQTDDFARRHIGPSPAEQAEMLSELGYDRLEDFIGTVVPAAIVREDEMQVGGPVTEAQAIADLRALASKNKVFRSYIGMGYSGTHTPPVILRNILENPGWYTAYTPYQAEISQGRLEMLLNFQQMVMDLTGMEVANASLLDEATAAAEAMTLARRTAKAKGNVFFVAEDVHPQTLGVIRTRAEFFGYEVVTGAAGSELPDGLFAALIQTPGTWGDLHDLSSVAEQVHARQAALIVATDLLACALVTPPGEQGADIVIGNSQRFGVPMGFGGPHAAFLACRSSYQRSMPGRVIGVSKDSRGKTALRMAMQTREQHIRREKATSNICTAQALLANMAAAYAVWHGPEGVKTIAERVHLLTGMLQRALTNAGLTPQATFFDTLTFGGDQAAIRARAEARGINFRYAAGTTSVSLDETVTPGDLADIMEVITGQAADLGALEAGAVEGIPAGLQRTTPYLTHPTFSAHHSEHAMLRYLKRLENRDYSLTHGMIPLGSCTMKLNATTEMIPVTWPEFGAIHPFAPEDQTQGYAGLLSELEAWLADITGYDAVSLQPNSGAQGEYAGLLTIRKYHEARGEAHRTICLIPASAHGTNPASAAMMGMTVVVVKTDEDGNIDFADLKAKAEQHSDNLGALMITYPSTHGVFEENVKDVCDLIHQHGGQVYLDGANMNAQVGLTSPGLIGSDVSHLNLHKTFAIPHGGGGPGMGPIGVKAHLAPYLPNHAVRPTSGSHTGAVSAAPYGSASILPISYLYIRLLGAEGLKRSTEVAILNANYIAHKLRGAYPVLYTGPDHDGNGGRVAHECILDIRPLKQHSGITEEDIAKRLMDYGFHAPTMSFPVAGTLMIEPTESEPKAELDRFVNAMLGIRREIQEVQDGLISAEDSPLRHAPHTQDDLTAGDWNRAYSREVAAFPAPAQKQWKYWPAVNRVDNVYGDRNFICSCPPIEAYSNFEFAE; encoded by the coding sequence ATGCGCCCCCTGACTGACCTGCTCCAGACCGACGATTTCGCCCGCCGCCACATCGGTCCCAGCCCGGCCGAGCAAGCCGAGATGCTCTCTGAACTCGGCTACGACCGCCTGGAGGACTTTATCGGCACGGTGGTGCCGGCGGCCATCGTGCGCGAGGACGAGATGCAGGTGGGCGGCCCGGTGACCGAGGCGCAGGCGATCGCTGACCTGAGGGCGCTGGCGAGTAAGAACAAGGTGTTCAGGAGCTACATTGGCATGGGGTACAGCGGCACCCACACCCCGCCGGTGATTTTGCGCAACATTCTGGAAAATCCCGGCTGGTACACCGCCTACACCCCCTACCAAGCCGAGATCTCGCAGGGGCGGCTGGAAATGCTGCTCAACTTTCAGCAGATGGTGATGGACCTCACCGGCATGGAGGTCGCCAACGCCTCGCTGCTCGACGAGGCCACCGCCGCCGCCGAGGCGATGACGCTGGCGCGGCGCACCGCCAAGGCCAAAGGCAACGTCTTTTTCGTGGCTGAGGACGTGCATCCGCAGACGCTGGGCGTGATTCGCACCCGCGCCGAGTTCTTCGGCTACGAGGTGGTGACCGGCGCGGCCGGTTCGGAACTGCCGGACGGCCTCTTCGCCGCGCTGATCCAGACGCCCGGCACCTGGGGCGATCTGCATGACCTCTCCTCCGTCGCCGAGCAGGTCCACGCGCGGCAGGCGGCCCTGATCGTGGCGACGGACCTGCTGGCCTGCGCGCTGGTGACGCCGCCCGGCGAGCAGGGGGCCGACATCGTGATCGGCAACTCGCAGCGCTTCGGGGTGCCGATGGGCTTCGGTGGGCCGCACGCGGCGTTCCTGGCCTGCCGCAGCAGCTACCAGCGCAGCATGCCGGGCCGGGTCATCGGGGTGAGCAAGGACAGCCGGGGCAAAACCGCCCTGCGCATGGCGATGCAGACCCGCGAGCAGCACATCCGCCGCGAGAAGGCGACCAGCAACATCTGCACCGCCCAGGCCCTGCTGGCAAACATGGCCGCCGCCTACGCGGTGTGGCACGGCCCCGAAGGCGTGAAAACGATCGCCGAGCGCGTCCACCTGCTGACCGGCATGCTGCAGAGGGCGCTGACGAACGCGGGCCTGACTCCACAGGCGACTTTCTTCGACACCCTCACCTTCGGGGGCGATCAGGCGGCGATCCGGGCGCGGGCCGAGGCCAGGGGCATCAACTTCCGTTACGCCGCCGGCACCACCAGCGTCAGCCTCGACGAGACCGTGACGCCGGGCGACCTCGCCGATATCATGGAAGTCATTACCGGGCAGGCGGCCGATCTGGGAGCGCTGGAAGCGGGCGCCGTGGAGGGCATTCCCGCCGGCCTGCAGCGCACCACGCCGTACCTGACCCACCCCACCTTCAGCGCTCACCACAGTGAGCACGCCATGCTGCGCTACCTCAAGCGGCTGGAAAACCGCGACTACAGCCTCACGCACGGCATGATTCCGCTGGGGTCGTGCACCATGAAGCTCAACGCCACCACCGAGATGATTCCGGTGACCTGGCCGGAGTTCGGAGCGATTCATCCGTTCGCGCCGGAAGACCAGACGCAGGGATACGCCGGGCTGCTCTCGGAACTCGAAGCCTGGCTGGCGGACATCACCGGGTACGACGCGGTGAGCCTGCAGCCCAACAGCGGGGCGCAGGGCGAGTACGCGGGCCTCCTGACCATCCGCAAGTACCACGAAGCGCGCGGCGAGGCGCACCGCACCATCTGCCTGATTCCGGCCAGCGCGCACGGCACCAACCCGGCCAGCGCCGCCATGATGGGCATGACGGTGGTGGTGGTCAAGACCGACGAGGACGGCAACATCGACTTCGCCGACCTGAAGGCCAAGGCCGAGCAGCACTCGGACAACCTCGGCGCGCTGATGATCACCTACCCCAGCACCCACGGGGTGTTCGAGGAGAACGTCAAGGACGTCTGCGACCTGATTCACCAGCACGGCGGGCAGGTGTACCTCGACGGCGCCAACATGAATGCTCAGGTGGGCCTGACCAGCCCCGGCCTGATCGGCTCGGACGTGTCGCACCTGAACCTGCACAAGACGTTTGCCATTCCGCACGGCGGCGGCGGGCCGGGCATGGGGCCGATCGGCGTCAAGGCGCACCTGGCGCCGTACCTGCCCAACCACGCGGTGCGGCCCACGTCGGGGAGCCACACCGGCGCCGTGAGCGCGGCGCCCTACGGCAGCGCCAGCATCCTGCCGATCAGCTACCTCTACATCCGGCTGCTGGGCGCCGAGGGGCTGAAGCGCTCCACCGAGGTGGCCATTCTGAACGCCAACTACATCGCCCACAAGCTGCGCGGCGCCTACCCGGTGCTCTACACCGGCCCGGACCACGACGGCAACGGCGGGCGGGTGGCGCACGAGTGCATTCTGGACATCCGGCCGCTCAAGCAGCACAGCGGCATCACCGAGGAGGACATCGCCAAGCGGCTGATGGACTACGGCTTCCACGCTCCCACCATGAGCTTTCCGGTGGCCGGCACCCTGATGATCGAGCCCACCGAGAGCGAGCCGAAAGCCGAACTCGACCGCTTCGTGAACGCCATGCTGGGCATTCGCCGAGAGATTCAGGAAGTCCAGGACGGCCTGATCTCCGCCGAGGACAGCCCGCTGCGGCACGCCCCGCACACCCAGGACGACCTGACAGCAGGCGACTGGAACCGGGCCTACAGCCGCGAGGTGGCCGCCTTCCCCGCACCCGCGCAGAAGCAGTGGAAGTACTGGCCGGCCGTGAACCGGGTGGACAACGTGTACGGCGACCGCAACTTCATCTGCAGCTGCCCGCCGATCGAAGCGTACTCGAACTTCGAGTTTGCCGAGTAA
- a CDS encoding TM2 domain-containing protein, with amino-acid sequence MTQPDPQGNGINLNKPADSGRDQGDLRIDPPTSTAHTADVPGWVADATRPQDRPQAQHQHQGQPDFGNRAPTGQPGAGGAPWNLASLSDIGTKKLVAGLLAIFLGAFGAHKFYLGRTTPGLIVLLVHIGGWFLTGVLSIVTLGLGAIILVPLMSLVATALGIVGLIEGIVYLTRSDQDFYQTYVVGKKDWF; translated from the coding sequence ATGACCCAGCCCGATCCCCAAGGCAACGGTATCAACCTCAACAAGCCCGCCGACTCCGGCAGAGACCAGGGCGACCTGCGAATCGACCCGCCCACCAGCACCGCTCACACCGCCGACGTGCCCGGCTGGGTCGCCGACGCCACCCGCCCGCAGGACCGGCCTCAGGCGCAGCATCAGCACCAGGGCCAGCCCGACTTCGGAAACCGCGCCCCCACCGGTCAGCCGGGCGCCGGCGGCGCTCCCTGGAACCTCGCCTCGCTGAGCGACATCGGCACCAAGAAACTCGTCGCCGGACTGCTGGCGATTTTCCTGGGCGCGTTCGGCGCGCACAAGTTCTACCTGGGCCGCACCACGCCGGGCCTGATCGTGCTGCTGGTGCATATCGGCGGCTGGTTTCTCACCGGGGTACTGAGCATCGTCACCCTGGGCCTCGGGGCCATTATCCTGGTGCCGCTGATGTCGCTGGTCGCCACCGCGCTGGGCATCGTGGGCCTGATCGAGGGCATCGTGTACCTCACCCGCAGCGATCAGGACTTCTACCAGACCTACGTGGTGGGCAAGAAAGACTGGTTCTGA
- a CDS encoding AAA family ATPase, which yields MPDRFRHGLIVGKFAPLHAGHEALIRFALSRCERLSVWVYSRPDFPEMPSPLHRNWLREVFPEHLFPQLTLLPDAPHPPLNGAPDAEHQGYVQAVLAAWNLRPDVVVSSETYGEALATRLNAAHLPFDPQRRQQPISGTQLRADVHASRHFLSPLVYAHFVERIAVVGAESTGKSTLTAALAADFGTHFVREYGRDVYEREHGQLNPEHFLEIALGHRALEDEAARRAGLNRYLFVDTTAAATLMWSYLLCRRALPEVQALADDTRRRYAQTFLCADTFGHQQDGWRSNTEVRTVQQAFIVQDLQTRRIRFHEVGGSVPERVAQVRATLDGRGASPGQVTLLL from the coding sequence TTGCCTGACCGCTTTCGCCACGGCCTGATCGTGGGCAAGTTCGCGCCCCTGCATGCCGGACACGAGGCGCTGATCCGCTTTGCCCTGTCGCGCTGCGAGCGCCTCAGCGTCTGGGTCTACAGCCGCCCCGACTTTCCGGAGATGCCCTCGCCGCTGCACCGCAACTGGCTGCGCGAAGTGTTTCCGGAACACCTGTTTCCGCAGCTGACCCTGCTTCCGGACGCGCCCCATCCGCCGCTCAACGGTGCCCCTGACGCCGAGCACCAGGGCTACGTCCAGGCGGTGCTGGCCGCGTGGAACCTCAGGCCGGATGTGGTCGTCAGCAGCGAAACGTATGGCGAGGCCCTCGCCACGCGCCTGAACGCTGCCCACCTGCCGTTCGATCCCCAGCGCCGCCAGCAACCGATCAGCGGTACCCAGCTCCGCGCCGATGTTCACGCCTCACGTCACTTCCTCAGTCCGCTGGTGTACGCGCATTTCGTGGAGAGGATCGCCGTCGTGGGGGCCGAGAGCACCGGCAAGAGCACCTTGACGGCCGCGCTGGCCGCCGACTTCGGCACCCACTTCGTTCGCGAGTACGGGCGCGACGTGTACGAGCGCGAGCACGGTCAGCTGAACCCCGAGCATTTTCTGGAGATCGCGCTGGGGCACCGGGCCCTGGAAGACGAGGCCGCGCGGCGCGCAGGGCTCAACCGCTACCTGTTCGTGGACACGACGGCCGCCGCCACCCTGATGTGGTCGTACCTGCTCTGCCGCCGCGCCCTGCCGGAAGTGCAGGCCCTGGCCGACGACACCCGGCGGCGCTACGCCCAGACCTTTCTGTGCGCCGATACCTTCGGGCACCAGCAAGACGGTTGGCGCAGCAACACCGAGGTCCGGACCGTGCAGCAGGCCTTCATCGTGCAGGACCTGCAAACGCGCCGGATTCGCTTCCACGAAGTCGGCGGCAGCGTGCCGGAGCGGGTGGCCCAGGTGCGTGCAACTTTGGATGGACGCGGGGCGTCGCCGGGTCAAGTTACCCTTCTGCTATAG
- a CDS encoding nicotinamide mononucleotide transporter family protein, which produces MADWLTSIPPLLLDLSGALAVLVSLYYLFAKARAYWHWSNASLLPYFLLFALGGQWMLAGLQITYLLFGIHGLYLWHLEARRDRGELMFNEPLWYGVTWVASLAIFAYSVGMTDFSARWNAVQFAAVTLALIANFATTRRWAWSWPVWVLVNAVQAIYFFHTAYWALFALQFVLAGMSVYGYFAWRNDEKRAVEFA; this is translated from the coding sequence ATGGCCGACTGGCTCACCAGCATCCCGCCCCTGCTGCTCGACCTTTCCGGGGCATTGGCCGTACTCGTTTCGCTCTATTACCTCTTCGCCAAGGCGCGGGCCTACTGGCATTGGTCGAATGCCTCGCTGCTGCCGTACTTCCTGCTGTTTGCTCTCGGCGGCCAGTGGATGCTGGCGGGGTTGCAGATCACGTACCTGCTGTTCGGCATTCACGGTCTGTACCTCTGGCACCTCGAAGCCCGGCGCGACCGGGGTGAACTGATGTTCAACGAGCCGCTGTGGTACGGCGTGACCTGGGTGGCCAGCCTCGCCATCTTCGCCTACTCTGTCGGCATGACCGACTTTTCAGCGCGCTGGAACGCAGTCCAGTTCGCGGCGGTCACGCTGGCCCTGATCGCCAACTTTGCCACCACGCGCCGGTGGGCCTGGTCGTGGCCGGTGTGGGTGCTGGTCAACGCGGTGCAGGCCATCTATTTTTTTCATACCGCCTACTGGGCGCTGTTCGCCTTGCAGTTCGTGCTGGCGGGCATGAGCGTCTACGGCTACTTCGCCTGGAGAAACGACGAGAAGCGGGCGGTGGAATTTGCCTGA